One genomic region from Ptychodera flava strain L36383 chromosome 14, AS_Pfla_20210202, whole genome shotgun sequence encodes:
- the LOC139149494 gene encoding protein stum homolog encodes MASPALKQDSIEVNINGRSSQAYISSGSMARRPTVTIIHIKEKHGPLRAAVPCMPLPIAIICCLLNICTPGIGTLISAFTVFCCGKTGNPERAPCVDFWLNILSALLQIITFPVIVGWIWSIFWGMTFVTLSAEYKRARELQKKRRQRTDSRGASQSAE; translated from the exons ATGGCTTCCCCAGCTTTGAAGCAAGATTCCATCGAAGTGAACATAAACGGGAGAAGTTCCCAGGCCTACATCAGCAGCGGGTCCATGGCAAGAAGGCCCACCGTAACCATAAtacatatcaaagaaaaacaCGGTCCGCTGAGAGCCGCCGTACCCTGTATGCCTTTGCCAATAGCCATTATATGCTGCCTATTAAACATATGTACCCCTGGAATAG GCACCCTGATATCTGCATTTACTGTATTTTGTTGCGGCAAGACAGGTAACCCAGAGAGAGCGCCCTGCGTTGACTTCtggttgaatattttatcagctCTCCTACAGATCATTACCTTCCCTGTCATCGTTGGATGGATATGGAGTATTTTCTGGGGCATGACCTTTGTCACACTGTCCG CCGAATACAAGAGAGCCCGCGAGTTGCAGAAGAAACGACGACAGAGAACCGATTCAAGGGGCGCTAGTCAGTCAGCCGAGTGA